The nucleotide window ACCAAATATGAAAGAAGTGGATACAATCCAACAGCCTCTAAAAACAGGTATAGGTATAATTCTATCTGTAGTGGAGGAATAAATGCATCCTGGGATATCTTTGAATGGGGGAAAACAAGAAATGAGGTTCAATCTGAAAAGGCAAAAAGCTTCTCTTTGCAAGAAGCATATCTAGATATGCTGGATGAGATAAAAATGGATATAAAAAGAGCCTATGAAGATGTAGCGGTTAGCTTAGGAAACATTGAATTGGCAAAGGTAGCCTTAAAGCAGGCAAAGGAAAATTACAGAATCACAGATTTGCGGTACAAAGAGCAGGTTACTACATCAACAGAGGTATTAGATGCCCGCACTCTCCTGTCTCAATCCGAAGCAAACTACTATGGTGCCTTATACGGTTATTTCAATGCTTTGGCTCGTTTGGAAAGAACAGTAGGAAAAAGAGATATCGCAAATAAATGCATCGTATGGTAGAAAAAACAAAGATAAAGATATTGCTGATTATTATTAGCATATTGGTTGTAATTTTCATCCCTTTCATTTATCACAAGTTTCATTACCAAGCTACACATTACATAATAAAAGATGCTTCTGTAAGCACAGATATAGTAAATGTGGGGGCACAATCTGTTTCTGGTCGCATCAAAAAGCTGTATGCAACTGAAACAGACAGTGTGAAAAAGGGTATGCTCCTGGCACTTATTGAGGATACGAATTACAAGAATGAAATGGATTTGCGAAGGATACAGGTAGATATTGCTCAAACAAATTATGAAAAAATAAAAAACTTGTGTGAAAAGATAGAAAAAATGATTAAGGATAACAACTTAGAAATTTCTTATTATGACATATTTTCCTCACAACAATACACAAAGCAACCAGAAGAATCCTATAACTTAGAAAAAGATAAATTAAAAGAAGCTCTCTTGCAACTTGATATTGCAATCTCCCATCTCAAAAAGGCCGAGAAAGATTATAAAAGATATTCCAAATTGTTTAAAGAACATGCTGTCTCGCGGATACAATTTAATGCCGTCTTTCGCAATTATAATATGACAAAAGCAGAACTGGATGCAAAAAAGACAAATTTAATCAATGACTTACTTTATAGTAAAAAAAAGTCACTAAAAGAATTGGAAAAAGCAAAAAAGATATGGGAATTAGCTCAATATAAATTTGCTCAAACCCGGATTACATCTCCATTAAATGGTATAATAGCAAAGAAATTTCTGAATGAAGGGGATTTTGTTTCCCAGGGAACAGCCATTTATGCAATTTATGACCCAAACAATATATTCGTTATCGCCAACTTAAAAGCGATAAAATTGAAATATGCAAAACTCAATGAAACAGTAGACATAAAAGCAGGTGGTTACAAACGCAAGTTTAATGGTAAGATAGTAAAGATAGGTAACATTGCTACAGCAGAGAATACTTCAAAAGCTGAAAATTCCGCACGGAAAATATTGATAAAAATAAAGATATTGAATGATGATAAACATTTGTTGAAACCAGGCATGCCTGTAATTATAGTTATTAAACGAGGCGTTAAATGATAAAAAAGTTATTACTTTTAGTTGTCTTTTTCCTTGTATTTCCCACTATTTCATACTGTGGTGAGCTTGATGGTCCCCTCTCTACGACAGTAAATTATCCACCTCAAATGATGTTTTTATCCTTTTCTCCCGATACAGTAAGTGTAGTAGAAAAAGGGAAAACGAAATATTCTTTAAATGTTGAATATTCAAATGTATTCCAACGCCAGGAAAAATCAAAAAA belongs to Deltaproteobacteria bacterium and includes:
- a CDS encoding efflux RND transporter periplasmic adaptor subunit, producing the protein MHRMVEKTKIKILLIIISILVVIFIPFIYHKFHYQATHYIIKDASVSTDIVNVGAQSVSGRIKKLYATETDSVKKGMLLALIEDTNYKNEMDLRRIQVDIAQTNYEKIKNLCEKIEKMIKDNNLEISYYDIFSSQQYTKQPEESYNLEKDKLKEALLQLDIAISHLKKAEKDYKRYSKLFKEHAVSRIQFNAVFRNYNMTKAELDAKKTNLINDLLYSKKKSLKELEKAKKIWELAQYKFAQTRITSPLNGIIAKKFLNEGDFVSQGTAIYAIYDPNNIFVIANLKAIKLKYAKLNETVDIKAGGYKRKFNGKIVKIGNIATAENTSKAENSARKILIKIKILNDDKHLLKPGMPVIIVIKRGVK